A DNA window from Impatiens glandulifera chromosome 7, dImpGla2.1, whole genome shotgun sequence contains the following coding sequences:
- the LOC124945261 gene encoding acyl-lipid (9-3)-desaturase-like — protein sequence MAESRKCISATDLETHNKPGDIWICIQGKIYDVSNWAKDHPGGSQPLLNLAGKDATDSFVAYHPGTAWKYLDEFFNGYYLEDYSVSDISKDYRKLLFEFTKMGLFEKKGHVTSVTLTVIVMLFAAILYGVLFSSSTFVHFICSMMMGVLWIQSGWIGHDSGHYQVMPNKKLNRFTQILTGNCLAGISIAWWRWNHNAHHIACNSLDHDPDLQHMPFFAVSNKLFNSITSYFYDRKMNFDSVSRFLISYQHLSFYPVMCLARINLFAQSIILLLSKRKVPNRIPEIFGVLVYWVWFPLLVSCLPNWGERVMFILVSFSVTGIQHVQFCLNHFSSNVYMGKPNGNDWFEKQTMGTLNISCPSWMDWFHGGLQFQIEHHLFPRLPRCQLRKVSPFVKDLCKKHNLGYNIVPFLKANLMTIDTLKKAALQARDLTSPVPKNLVWEALNTHG from the coding sequence ATGGCGGAATCAAGAAAATGCATTTCAGCAACAGACCTCGAAACCCACAATAAGCCAGGAGATATCTGGATCTGCATTCAGGGTAAAATTTACGACGTTTCCAACTGGGCAAAAGATCATCCAGGCGGTTCACAGCCTTTACTGAATCTCGCCGGAAAAGATGCAACTGATTCATTCGTTGCCTATCATCCAGGAACCGCGTGGAAGTATCTTGACGAGTTCTTCAATGGTTACTACCTTGAAGATTACTCTGTCTCTGATATCTCCAAGGATTATAGAAAACTCCTGTTTGAGTTCACTAAGatgggtttatttgaaaagaaaggaCATGTCACATCTGTAACTCTCACTGTCATTGTAATGCTGTTCGCTGCTATTCTCTATGGAGTTCTCTTCTCCAGCAGCACTTTTGTTCATTTCATTTGCAGTATGATGATGGGTGTTCTTTGGATTCAAAGTGGTTGGATCGGACATGATTCAGGTCATTATCAAGTAATGCCGAATAAAAAACTCAATCGTTTTACTCAGATCTTGACCGGTAACTGTCTCGCCGGAATCAGCATTGCTTGGTGGAGATGGAACCATAATGCACATCACATTGCTTGTAATAGTCTCGACCATGATCCAGATCTTCAACACATGCCATTCTTTGCGGTATCAAACAAGTTATTCAATTCAATCACTTCTTATTTCTACGATAGAAAAATGAATTTCGATTCTGTTTCTAGATTCTTAATTAGTTACCAGCATTTGTCATTCTATCCCGTAATGTGCTTAGCTAGAATCAATCTATTTGCACAATCTATAATCCTATTACTATCCAAAAGAAAAGTACCCAACAGAATTCCCGAGATTTTTGGAGTACTTGTTTACTGGGTTTGGTTTCCATTGCTGGTTTCTTGCTTACCCAATTGGGGAGAAAGAGTAATGTTCATTCTTGTTAGCTTCTCTGTCACTGGAATTCAACATGTTCAGTTCTGTTTGAACCATTTCTCTTCAAATGTGTATATGGGTAAACCAAATGGAAACGATTGGTTTGAAAAACAGACAATGGGTACACTTAACATATCATGCCCAAGTTGGATGGATTGGTTTCATGGAGGTTTGCAGTTTCAGATTGAACATCATCTGTTTCCAAGATTACCTAGGTGTCAATTGAGGAAGGTTTCTCCTTTTGTGAAGGATCTTTGCAAGAAACACAATCTGGGTTACAATATTGTACCGTTTTTGAAGGCGAATTTGATGACTATAGACACGTTGAAGAAAGCTGCACTTCAGGCTCGTGATCTTACAAGCCCTGTTCCAAAGAATTTGGTCTGGGAAGCTCTCAACACTcatggatga
- the LOC124910667 gene encoding probable leucine-rich repeat receptor-like protein kinase At1g68400: MKMKQFSLSILVLILSLLPFSISFTNSDSIALLAFKSSLENPSPDSLSSWSDGGDKGGSNSPCNWFGVTCNPSTHRVIKLVLNNLNLTASILPLIKLTHLRHLSLHHNRISGGAAAQTLDISSLQNLKHIYLSHNRFQGKFPTGIIKLRRLHRLDLSYNHFSGHIPLNVLTQIPSLLTLRLEFNSFTGDLLLPTNLSAVTDFNVSGNNLAGRIPIWLSNFPISSFSGNIKLCGNPLPSICSIPPPPNKNRRRLSLTTVLTIIAITAIGLIAIAIAIAYCCYVRIYKLNKEIRKTEKKTNRGNRGILERENGGMVYFEGCKGFGKVDDLLKASAEMLGKGIVGTTYKVTMDGGDMMVVKRIKEMKLRKDFDVGLKVIGCVRHHNIVCLRAYYYSKDELLLVYDFLPNGSLYSLLHGNRGPGRTPLDWTTRLKLALGSANGLSFLHSQNNSKLFHGHFTSSNIIVDQKGNPSISDNGLYQIFHTFPSSSPSTTTHYAPELANSNSISDAQFNNPKFMQRCDVYSFGVILLEILTGRTATGEGETALAKWVKRAIGIGDGKWKRWDVFDFELVRFREMEEEMMALLGVAMLCLDEVPKNRPKMEVVRRKIEDIITLGGGGGGGAGGGCGVSSLDDHQSDSSPALSETTPNFTSS; the protein is encoded by the exons ATGAAAATGAAGCAATTTTCTCTTTCAATACTTGTATTGATTCTCTCTCTACTTCCATTTTCAATATCTTTTACAAATTCAGATTCAATTGCTTTGTTAGCTTTCAAATCTTCTTTAGAAAATCCATCGCCGGATTCTCTCTCTTCATGGTCGGACGGCGGCGACAAAGGCGGTAGTAACAGTCCCTGCAACTGGTTCGGTGTCACATGCAACCCATCGACTCACCGAGTCATCAAACTCGTTCTTAATAATCTCAATCTCACCGCCTCTATTCTACCATTAATCAAACTCACCCATCTCCGCCACCTCAGTCTCCACCACAACCGTATCTCCGGCGGCGCCGCCGCCCAAACCCTAGATATTTCTTCTTTGCAAAACCTTAAGCACATTTACCTCTCACATAATCGGTTCCAAGGTAAATTCccaaccggaatcatcaaactcCGTCGCCTTCACCGGCTTGATCTCTCCTACAATCATTTCTCCGGTCACATCCCGTTAAATGTGTTGACTCAGATCCCGAGTTTACTCACTCTCCGTCTCGAGTTCAATTCTTTCACAGGCGATCTATTATTACCGACCAATCTATCTGCAGTAACGGATTTCAACGTCTCCGGCAATAATCTCGCCGGAAGAATACCCATCTGGCTATCTAACTTCCCAATCTCATCTTTCTCCGGTAACATCAAACTCTGCGGAAATCCTCTCCCATCAATCTGCTCAATTCCACCTCCCCCAAACAAGAACCGCCGCCGTTTAAGTCTGACAACTGTACTGACGATCATCGCGATTACCGCAATCGGTTTAATCGCAATCGCCATAGCGATCGCTTATTGCTGCTACGTTCGAATCTACAAACTTAATAAAGAAATCAGAAAGACAGAGAAGAAGACAAACAGAGGAAACAGaggaattttagagagagaaaatggagGAATGGTGTATTTTGAAGGTTGTAAGGGTTTTGGTAAGGTGGATGATCTGTTGAAAGCATCGGCTGAGATGTTAGGAAAAGGGATTGTAGGGACAACTTACAAGGTAACAATGGACGGTGGAGATATGATGGTGGTGAAAAGGATTAAGGAGATGAAGTTAAGGAAAGATTTTGATGTTGGTTTAAAGGTGATTGGGTGTGTTAGACACCATAATATTGTGTGTCTTAGAGCATACTATTATTCCAAAGATGAGCTGTTATTGGTTTATGATTTCCTGCCTAATGGAAGTCTCTATTCTCTATTGCATG GAAACAGGGGACCAGGAAGAACACCATTAGATTGGACCACAAGATTAAAGCTGGCATTGGGCTCCGCCAATGGTCTATCTTTCCTCCATTCCCAAAACAATTCCAAGTTATTTCATGGACATTTCACCTCTTCAAACATCATTGTCGATCAAAAAGGAAACCCTTCAATATCCGACAATGGCCTCTACCAAATCTTCCACACATTCCCATCTTCATCTCCATCCACCACAACCCATTACGCGCCCGAGCTCGCCAACTCCAACTCCATCTCCGACGCCCAATTCAACAATCCCAAGTTCATGCAGAGATGCGATGTTTATAGTTTCGGTGTTATTCTTCTTGAGATTCTCACTGGAAGAACAGCCACCGGAGAAGGAGAGACTGCATTGGCGAAGTGGGTGAAAAGGGCTATTGGGATTGGAGATGGGAAGTGGAAGAGATGGgatgtgtttgattttgaattggTGAGGTTTAGAGAAATGGAGGAGGAGATGATGGCATTGCTTGGGGTGGCTATGTTGTGTTTGGACGAGGTTCCTAAGAATCGGCCGAAGATGGAAGTTGTTCGCCGGAAAATTGAAGATATTATCACATTGGGCGGCGGTGGTGGCGGCGGCGCCGGTGGGGGATGTGGAGTTTCTTCTTTGGATGATCATCAATCTGATTCATCCCCCGCTTTATCTGAAACTACCCCTAATTTTACTAGTAGCtga